The Cellulomonas shaoxiangyii sequence TGGTGACCGCGTGCAGGAGCGCAGCGGACAGCGAGTTGCCACCCGCGACCCCCTGCAGGTTGTGGATGAGGTAGAAGTGCCGGGCACCGAGCTCGCGGTAGCGCTCCATGAGCGCCACGGCACGCGACGTCACGCCCTCGTCGAGCAGTGGAGGCAGGAGCCCGTTGCAGTTGAGGGCCCACCGCGTCTCGTCGGGGTTGCTCACGAACGGACTGACCGGCGGCACGGCGGGCGTCACGCCGGCAGGGACGAACGCACAGCCGCCGAACGCGCCGGCCGCCTCGACGCCCAGGACCACCGCGAGCTTGCCCTCCCCGATCACGGTCCGGGCCTCGGCGGGCGTGAGCACGATGCGGAACCATCCGGTGCCGGGGCCGCCCGACGTCGCGTCGATCGTGTTCTGCAGGGTCCGCGCCGCGGCGAGCTGCGCCTCGATGGACGGGATGTCCGGACAGCTCGACGTGATCTTGGCGGCCAGGCACAGGAACTCACTGTTCACGGCGTGGATGACGACGAGCCGCAGGCCGTACCGCCAGGCGCGTTCCAGGCTGTCGACGTCCACCTGCTGCCCGGCACGGCTGGTCGGCGTCGGAAAGCACCGGCCGGAAGCGGCCTGCGTCGCCGCCTCGTCAACGAGCCCGGCGCGCACGACGTCGGCGAGACGGAACGTCGACGCGTCGGAGGTCAGCGGCGCCCGGCAGGGCGCGGCCGGGTCGGTCGAGTGCGTGAGGAGCGACCCGTCGAACCCCAGGTCGGCGAACATGTGGCTGTGGAAGTCTGCGAGCCCCCGCACGACCGGCGGCGGTGCTGGCGGTTCTCCCGTCTCGCACGACGAGGCGGAGAGCAGGAGCGCCGCGGTGACGGCGCCCAGCACACGCGAGCGCCACCGGGCTCGCGAGCGTGGGAGCACGGCCCGGCTCTCGGCGTCCGGTGACATGGCGACCTCCTGCGGTGGGACCCTCGCAGACTCGGAGGGACGCGTGGATCACGATGAACAGAGCCGCCCCGGAGGGCTGCAGATACGCGTCGAGATCCGCGACGTGCGGGCTCGCTCGGTAGCGCGGCGGTCACCGCCGCTCCGATGGGCGGACCGTCCCAGTGAGGGCCACCCGCCCCTGACGGGCGGCCCGCGAGTCGTCCCGTCAGCCTCGGGCGGCAGCACAGACGACAGCGCGCCGGCGCTGGGCATCCATGAGCACGGCCGGGCCGTCACACCACTGCTCGATGGCGCCGATGCCCGGCGGCAGTGCGCGCAGCAGCGGATCGTGGATCTCGGCCCGGAGTGCCTCGAGGACGGCGTCATCGACGCCGAGGAACGGGCGGTCGTAGAACGGCCGGACCGGCACGCCGTCGGCGACCGGCAGACCCGCGCCACGCTGCGCGTCGTACAGCGCGGTGAGCGCGAGGCCGAGTGAGTCCTGACGCTCCATCCAGTCGTCTGCCGCCAGCGCTGCGCGCAAGGGCGGCACCAGGCGGGACGCGAACGGGAGCCGGCTGACGGCGGTGCCCAGCCACTTCGGGTACGGCGCCCACACGTCCCCGACGACGCAGCCCAGGTGCAGGATCACGCCGGCGAGCCGCCCCGTGAGGGCTCGTGCACCCACGTCGTCGTGGACCTGACCGGCTCGACCGAGCAGGTGGAGCTCCTGCGAGATTCGCCACCAGCCCGCGGCGAGGACCTGGAGCCGAACGTCGCGGGGGTAGGTGGCCATGAGCGTTCGCGCCCGCGTCACGGTTCCCGAGGCGTCGTGGAACAGCCGTCCTGCGGTGACCTCCAGCACGGCCTGACCGGTGAGAGCCAGCCAGCCGAGCGAGTCGAGGTCGTGCGGCGTCCCGACCCCGATCCGGGTCCCGAGGAAAGCCTCGACGGTCGTGACGTCGACACGGTGCCGTTCCCGAGCGTCCCATGACGTGGTGAACCGCGTCGGATGCCCGTCGAACTCGTCGGGCAGGCTCTCGTCCAGGGCTGCCGAGACCCGCTCAGGGGTGGGCGACGCTGCAGAGCCGGCGTCGGAGGTGTCCAGGAGCACCGTCAGCCGCAGGCCCCAGTCGTGATCGCGGGACATGTCGTCGTCAAGTCCGAGGACGTCGGACCCGGCTCCGAGCCGACCTGCGGCGTGTGGCAGCCCGGGCCAGTGACGCTCGAGCGCGGCTCGGACGACCTGCTCGTAGTAGGCCTCGCTGAGATCCGCGCCGCGCACCGGGACATCATGGCGCGGCGCCGACGGCATTGCTGCGAGGCCGCGCGTCCGCGGATCCCGGAGCCGCCCGCGCACACCGCCGCCGCGAGCACCGCCGACCCGGACGGTGCGCATCGTGGGTGACGACTCCGGCCGTGGAGCCCGTTCCGGCCCCACGTGCCCAGGTCGGGCTCTCTAGGCGACGCGGACCGCGATGCCCGGGTAGTCGAGCACCAGCCCGGCGTCGTCGTAGGTGAGCATCGCCCGGAAGCCGCCCTCGGACCTGTAGTCGAACCGGTGGTCGTCAAGTCGCTGGTACGTCTGGTCCAGCCGACGTACGGCGAGGTCGGACGCCTGCACGTAGACGGCAGAGGCGGTGACCACCTCGCCGACGGGCATCGTCAGCCGGTGGACCGGCAGCGTGTTCGTGCAGGCCGACGCCTCGAGGTCGACGTCGACGAGCCCGTCCAGGTGCGGCGCCGGAACCCCGTCGACGGTCCAGGTGCCGAGCCCGTCGGAGCGCAGGACCGTGCTGCGCGGGCCGTCCACGGTGTCGGACGTGACGCGGACCGTACGGGTGATCCACCGCTCGTCGAGCCTGATCTCGTACTCGACGGCGTACGCCCGCCCGCCTTCGACGGCGGACGTGTGGCCGCGCAGCCGGCCTGGACCGAGGTAGGCCACCTCGAACCCGTCGACGGCGTCGACGAACTGCCAGGCGGCGAACGGCGGCACGGCTGCGAGCACGAGACCAGGCAACCAGATCGCCGGCCACGCGAGAAGACGGCCGTCGGTGACCTACCGCCGCTGGCTGGTCCAGCCCGCCGCGCTAGCGGCGACGCCATGTCGTCATGCACCCGGCGCGATCAGAGCAGGGCGAGGAACCGCTCCGCGTCGCCGACGCGGGGGAGGTTGTTGAACATGACGTAGGGCGACGGACGGCCGTCGACCATGTCCCGGAGCCGGCGCAGCTCGTCATCGGAGTGGACGTGACGCGAGCCGGACGTGCCGTGCAGGCGGTAGTACGTCTGCTCCGGCGTCACGGTCTCGGTCTGCATCGGGTCGACGACGTGCACGAGATCGAGCTCGGCGCAGAGCTCCGTGAGCAGCTGCGTGGGCCACTCACCACGGGGTTCCCACAGCAGCCGCGCCGCCGGCCGCTCCACCTGGGTCATGAAGGTGCGCAGCCGTCCGACGTTGTCGGCCGTCGGGCGAAAGCTCTTCGGGCACTGCAGCAGGACGGCGGTGGCCTGCAGGATCCGGGCGCACTCGAGGGTCCGCTGCCATCCCGCCAGGACCGCAGGCGTGGTCCGGAACGCCCCGACCTGGCCACGTGCGGTGTCCGGCAGAGGCTGCTTCATCCGCCGGTAGGTGGGGCTGTTGGACTCGTGGGTGACGACCTGCCACGCCTTGATCGTGAACTCGAAACCGGCCGGCACCTGGGCTCGCCAGCGCATCAGCACGGCGTCGGACGGCGGCTCGTAGAACGTGTGCTGCACCTCGACGACGGGGAAGCGACGGACGTACGAGGCCTGGGAGACCGTCCAGCCGCACAGCCCTACGCGGACGCCCACCTGCCTACCCGTCCCCGGTGCAGCGCGCTCGAACCGACGCCCTGCGCCGCGTGATCCAGTTGACCATGCGGCCGATGCTCCCAGGAGTGCACGGCCCGGGCTCAGTGAAGGCTCGGCCACCCAGCCGGCGACAGCGAGGAGTGGCCCGCAGGCAACGGCGTGCGCGCCGTCACGCGTCGAGTGGCTCGCCGGTCGGATCGGCGCCCGCGTCGTCGCGTAGCGTCGGGCCACCCAGAGGGTCGGCCGACCACGTGATGAGCCGCCATCCGCTGGTCGGGTCGCCGTCGATCTCGATCGCGCCAGCGCGTCGTCGGACCGTCCGTCACCCCTGTCACCCACGGGTCAGCCCGATGACGCCTCCCCCGCGAGTCGGCCGGGCCGAGGATCCGGGCATCCGGGCAGACCGGCGCCCGGATCCTCTGGGGCCTACCGGATGACGCGGACCTCCTGGGGCCAGCCGCACCCCTCGGCGACCCTGCCCGCCCACATCTTGGCCGTCTCCAGGTCGGGCACGTCGATGATCGTGATCCCGCCGAGCTGCTCGACCGTCTCGGTGTAGGGACCGTCGGTGATCGACAGGGTCCCGCTCGTCGCGTCGGCGCTGAACGCGTCGGCCAGGTCCTCCTCGAGCCCACCGGCGAAGACCAGGACACCGGCGGCCTCCATGTCACGGACGACCGCCGTGCTGGGCTCGACGCGGCTCCGGAACCACTCGGCCGGGTGGTCCCCCACCCACTGCTGGTGGAAGTAGATGGCGTACTGCGTCATGACGCTCCTCCTGCGTGTCGTCCCGTCTGGCCTGACACCACCGTGACGCGCGGGACCCGCCGGATTCGACAGGCCGGTACGTCAGCGCGGGCCGTCACAGGGGTCGAGGTCGGTACGTCTCCAGGAGTCGCTCCGTGAGGGCCTCGAACTGCGGGTCGACGACCCGGCGCGCGGGGTCGGCGTCGTGCCAGGCGACGATCTCGCGGGCGCCCTGCGCGAACGGGATGCGGGGCGAGAACTGCGGGACCAGCCGTCGCAGCTTCGTGTTGTCGAAGATCATCGTGTGCGCCTTGTCGCCGAGGATCCCGGCGCCCAGCTCGGGGTCGGCGGCGGCGATCGCCTCGGACGCGACGTGCACGAGCCGCGGCTCGTCGACGCCGGCGGCCCGGGCCATCGCGAGGTAGATCTGGTCCCACGACGGAGCCTCGTCACCGGTGATGTGGAACGCCTCGCCGATCGCCTCCTCGCGCCCCAGCAGCCCGACAAGGCCGACCGCGACGTCGGCGCTGTGCGTGATGGTCCACCGAGACGTCCCGTCCCCGGGGACGACGACCTCCAGGCCGCGGCGCATCCGGTCGACGACCGTCCAGCCACCGTCCATCGGGACGAGCGTGGCGTCGTAGGTGTGCGACGGGCGCACGATCGTCATCGGCAGGCCCGTGTCGCGGTACGTGCGGACGAGCAGGTCCTCGCACGCGATCTTGTTGCGGGAGTACTCCCAGAACGGGTTGCGCAGCGGCGTCGACTCGACGACGGGCAGGTGGGTGGGGGGCGTCTGGTAGGCCGAGGCGGAGCTGATGAACACGTACTGCCCGGTGCGGCCGGTGAACAGGTCGAGGTCGGCCTGGACGTGCTCGGGGGTGAACGCCGTGAACTCCACGACGGCGTCGAACTCCTGGTTCCCCAGCGCGGCGCGGACCGACTCCGCGTCGCGGACGTCGGCGTGGATCACGCGGGCGCCGTCGGGCACCGCGCGCTTCGTCGACTGCCCGCGGTTGAGCAGGGTGACCTCGACGCCCTCCGCGACCGCCCGCCGGGCCGCCTCCGTGCTGATGATGCCGGTCCCACCGATGAACAGCGCGCGCAGTGCCATGCCACGCAGGATACGGAACTGCCCGCACCGATCAGCGGGGTGGAGAAGGCACGTACCTCGACGTCCAGGATGTCGCCGGGGCGACAGTCCAGCGCGTCGCAGATCGCGGTGAGCGTGGAGTTGTCGCCCGTCGGGCGAAAGCTCTTCGGACACTGCAACAGCACGGCGGTGGCCTGCAGGATCCGGGCGCACTCGAGGGTCCGCTGCCATCCCGCGAGGACCGCAGGCGTGGTCCGGAACGCCCCGACCTGGCCACGTGCGCTGTCCGGCAGAGGCTGCTTCATCCGCCGGTAGGTGGGGCTGTTGGACTCGTGGGTGACG is a genomic window containing:
- a CDS encoding DUF72 domain-containing protein; the protein is MGVRVGLCGWTVSQASYVRRFPVVEVQHTFYEPPSDAVLMRWRAQVPAGFEFTIKAWQVVTHESNSPTYRRMKQPLPDTARGQVGAFRTTPAVLAGWQRTLECARILQATAVLLQCPKSFRPTADNVGRLRTFMTQVERPAARLLWEPRGEWPTQLLTELCAELDLVHVVDPMQTETVTPEQTYYRLHGTSGSRHVHSDDELRRLRDMVDGRPSPYVMFNNLPRVGDAERFLALL
- a CDS encoding NAD-dependent epimerase/dehydratase family protein codes for the protein MALRALFIGGTGIISTEAARRAVAEGVEVTLLNRGQSTKRAVPDGARVIHADVRDAESVRAALGNQEFDAVVEFTAFTPEHVQADLDLFTGRTGQYVFISSASAYQTPPTHLPVVESTPLRNPFWEYSRNKIACEDLLVRTYRDTGLPMTIVRPSHTYDATLVPMDGGWTVVDRMRRGLEVVVPGDGTSRWTITHSADVAVGLVGLLGREEAIGEAFHITGDEAPSWDQIYLAMARAAGVDEPRLVHVASEAIAAADPELGAGILGDKAHTMIFDNTKLRRLVPQFSPRIPFAQGAREIVAWHDADPARRVVDPQFEALTERLLETYRPRPL
- a CDS encoding putative glycolipid-binding domain-containing protein produces the protein MLAAVPPFAAWQFVDAVDGFEVAYLGPGRLRGHTSAVEGGRAYAVEYEIRLDERWITRTVRVTSDTVDGPRSTVLRSDGLGTWTVDGVPAPHLDGLVDVDLEASACTNTLPVHRLTMPVGEVVTASAVYVQASDLAVRRLDQTYQRLDDHRFDYRSEGGFRAMLTYDDAGLVLDYPGIAVRVA
- a CDS encoding DUF4037 domain-containing protein: MRGADLSEAYYEQVVRAALERHWPGLPHAAGRLGAGSDVLGLDDDMSRDHDWGLRLTVLLDTSDAGSAASPTPERVSAALDESLPDEFDGHPTRFTTSWDARERHRVDVTTVEAFLGTRIGVGTPHDLDSLGWLALTGQAVLEVTAGRLFHDASGTVTRARTLMATYPRDVRLQVLAAGWWRISQELHLLGRAGQVHDDVGARALTGRLAGVILHLGCVVGDVWAPYPKWLGTAVSRLPFASRLVPPLRAALAADDWMERQDSLGLALTALYDAQRGAGLPVADGVPVRPFYDRPFLGVDDAVLEALRAEIHDPLLRALPPGIGAIEQWCDGPAVLMDAQRRRAVVCAAARG
- a CDS encoding YciI family protein; this translates as MTQYAIYFHQQWVGDHPAEWFRSRVEPSTAVVRDMEAAGVLVFAGGLEEDLADAFSADATSGTLSITDGPYTETVEQLGGITIIDVPDLETAKMWAGRVAEGCGWPQEVRVIR